The following are encoded in a window of Rosa chinensis cultivar Old Blush chromosome 4, RchiOBHm-V2, whole genome shotgun sequence genomic DNA:
- the LOC112196254 gene encoding pentatricopeptide repeat-containing protein At3g23020 encodes MLTKLQMDFPILGSTRTSPNTGLPPLEKLELITRDRKQRVVHGGGFKKGFGEVCRPKHSNGGSVVVHEVGLKKRGFGKNPDEEKGLENLGDGGFVERKDFGVEMGWGGGNGVVKKVQTKCSTKWLSYGGCIPAMLTALEEVEDLDEALKPWGETLSNKERSIILKEQRSWERSLEIFKWFKKKGCYELHVIHYNIVLRILGKAKKWSHLRSLWDEMNVERIAPINSTYGTLIDVYSKGGFEKEALIWLQRMTKQGMKPDEVTMAIVLQLYKKAGEYRKAEEFFEKWSESSLHCHGSLSSHTYNTLIDTHGKAGQLKEASEIFASMLREGIAPTTVTFNTMIHICGNHGQLAEVASLMQKMEEVRCPPDTRTYNILISLHARHDNIDTATNYFAKMKEACLEPDPVSYRTLLYAYSVRHMVSKAEELISEMDERGLEIDEFTHSALTRMYIEAGMLEKSWVWFLRFHLSGKMGSDCNSANIDAYGERGHILEAEKVFNCCREVKKLSVLEFNVMIKAYGVGKHYSRACQLFDSMENHGVIPDRCSYSSLIQILASGDMPHTAMPYLKKMQESGLVRDCIPYCAVISSFAKLGQLERAEDVYKQMVGFNVQPDVIVFGVLINAFAEVGSVKKALGYADAMKRAGFPGNTVVYNTLIKLYTKVGLLKEAEETYKLLQSSEDGPAIYASNCMIDLYSERCMVKPAEELFDSLKRKGDANEFTFAMMLCMYKRIGRFEDALQIAKQMRELRLLTDLLSYNNVIGLYATYGRFKEVVETFKEMTKAAIQADECTFKSLGLVLVKSGLSKQAVGKLEVSVKRDARSGLQAWMSALSAVVRVNESSYM; translated from the coding sequence ATGCTTACGAAGCTCCAGATGGACTTCCCCATTTTGGGTTCCACAAGGACCTCACCCAACACAGGACTCCCTCCACTGGAGAAACTCGAACTCATAACCAGAGATAGGAAGCAGAGAGTGGTTCACGGAGGAGGGTTCAAGAAGGGTTTTGGTGAAGTTTGTAGACCCAAGcacagtaatggtggcagtgttgTTGTTCATGAAGTTGGGTTGAAGAAGCGTGGTTTTGGGAAGAACCCAGATGAGGAAAAGGGATTAGAGAATCTGGGTGATGGTGGGTTTGTGGAAAGAAAGGATTTTGGGGTTGAAATGGGGTGGGGGGGTGGGAATGGTGTGGTGAAGAAAGTGCAGACCAAGTGTTCGACGAAATGGCTGAGTTACGGTGGGTGCATTCCGGCAATGTTGACGGCGTTGGAGGAAGTTGAGGACTTGGATGAGGCTCTGAAGCCGTGGGGAGAAACGCTTAGTAACAAGGAAAGGAGCATAATTTTGAAGGAGCAGAGGAGTTGGGAAAGGTCTTTGGAGATTTTCAAGTGGTTTAAGAAGAAGGGATGTTATGAGTTGCATGTGATTCACTATAATATAGTGCTTAGGATTCTTGGGAAGGCGAAGAAGTGGAGTCATCTAAGGAGTCTTTGGGATGAGATGAATGTGGAAAGAATAGCACCCATTAACTCAACTTATGGGACTCTGATTGATGTTTACAGTAAAGGTGGGTTCGAAAAGGAAGCGCTTATTTGGCTGCAGAGGATGACCAAGCAAGGAATGAAACCTGATGAGGTTACTATGGCCATTGTGTTGCAGTTGTATAAGAAAGCAGGGGAGTACCGAAAAGCTGAGGAGTTTTTCGAGAAATGGTCAGAGAGCTCGTTGCATTGTCATGGCTCTTTGAGCTCACATACGTATAACACATTGATCGACACGCATGGAAAGGCTGGCCAGCTTAAAGAAGCATCGGAAATATTTGCATCGATGCTGAGGGAAGGGATTGCTCCAACTACAGTGACTTTCAATACAATGATTCACATTTGCGGTAATCATGGTCAGCTTGCTGAAGTTGCTTCGCTTATGCAGAAGATGGAAGAGGTTCGATGCCCACCAGACACGAGAACATATAATATTCTGATTTCCCTCCATGCTAGGCATGATAATATAGACACAGCTACAAACTACTTTGCAAAGATGAAGGAGGCTTGCCTTGAGCCAGACCCTGTGAGTTATCGCACCCTTTTGTATGCATACTCTGTACGGCACATGGTTAGCAAAGCTGAAGAGCTCATATCAGAAATGGATGAAAGGGGGCTTGAGATTGATGAGTTCACTCATTCGGCTCTGACTAGGATGTATATAGAAGCGGGGATGCTTGAGAAGTCTTGGGTTTGGTTCTTGAGATTTCATCTCTCAGGGAAAATGGGATCTGATTGCAATTCTGCCAACATTGATGCATATGGAGAGCGTGGGCATATTTTGGAAGCTGAGAAAGTTTTCAATTGCTGCCGAGAAGTGAAGAAGTTGAGTGTCCTTGAGTTCAACGTGATGATCAAAGCATATGGGGTTGGTAAACATTACAGTAGGGCTTGCCAGTTGTTTGATAGCATGGAGAATCATGGTGTAATTCCGGACAGGTGTAGCTATAGTTCTCTGATACAAATTTTGGCTAGTGGTGATATGCCACATACTGCAATGCCTTATCTGAAGAAGATGCAGGAGTCAGGGTTGGTACGTGATTGCATCCCCTATTGTGCTGTGATATCAAGCTTTGCAAAATTAGGTCAATTGGAAAGGGCAGAGGACGTTTATAAACagatggttggattcaatgtgCAGCCTGATGTAATTGTCTTTGGGGTGTTGATAAATGCTTTTGCTGAAGTTGGAAGCGTTAAAAAAGCTCTCGGTTATGCTGATGCAATGAAAAGGGCAGGTTTCCCTGGGAACACAGTTGTTTACAATACCTTGATCAAGCTCTATACAAAAGTTGGCCTTTTGAAAGAAGCAGAAGAAACATACAAACTTCTTCAGTCATCAGAGGATGGTCCTGCTATATATGCCTCAAATTGTATGATTGATCTTTATAGCGAGCGATGTATGGTTAAACCAGCAGAAGAACTCTTTGACAGCTTGAAGAGAAAGGGGGATGCAAATGAGTTTACATTTGCAATGATGTTGTGCATGTATAAGAGAATTGGGAGGTTTGAGGATGCCCTTCAGATTGCAAAGCAGATGAGAGAGCTGCGACTTTTAACTGATCTGCTGAGTTATAATAATGTTATTGGGTTGTATGCGACATATGGAAGATTCAAAGAGGTGGTGGAAACTTTCAAGGAAATGACAAAAGCTGCCATTCAAGCTGATGAATGCACATTCAAATCACTGGGACTTGTTTTGGTGAAATCTGGACTTTCAAAGCAGGCTGTGGGAAAACTGGAAGTATCAGTTAAGAGGGATGCTCGGAGTGGTTTGCAAGCTTGGATGTCAGCCCTCTCTGCTGTTGTCAGAGTGAATGAAAGTAGTTATATGTAG